CTCAATCAAGAAGGTCGTGGAATTGGCCTGGTTAATAAGATGCGCGCCTATTCGCTACAGGATCAGGGCTTCGACACGGTTGAGGCCAATCACCGCCTTGGATTTGAGGACGACGAACGCGACTTTCGGCTTGGCGCGGGTATCCTGACGCGCATGGGGTTCAGCCGTGTGCGCCTGTTAACCAACAACCCCGCCAAGGTCGCCATGTTGCAGGCCAATGGGCTTGAGGTCGTCGAACGCGTGCCCCTGAAGGTGGGCGAAAACCGCCACAACGCGGCGTATCTCGCCACCAAGGCCGCGAAGTCCGGGCATCTTCTTTGAACGTCTTGGATGTCGTGACCGGGCCGTGGGGGACACGGTTTATGGGGCGCAGCTTTGCGTCCAGCATCGGTAAAGGCGGCATCACGGCCCGGAAGCAGGAAGGTGACGGCGCGACGCCCGAGGGTGTGCACCGGTTCGTCGGTATGCTGTATCGTCCCGACCGCATGGAGCGCCCCACCGATTGGGCCAAGCCCATCGGTCCGTCCGATCTGTGGTCGGATGACGGCGCCGATCCGGATTACAATCACATGGTCCGCGCGCCTCATCCGTTCAGCCACGAGCGCCTGTCCCGCGCCGACCCTCTTTATGACCTGATCCTAATTACCGATTGGAATTGGCCCTATTCCGTGCCCGGACGCGGCTCGGCCATTTTTGTGCATCGCTGGCGCAAGCCGCGCCATCCGACCGAAGGGTGCGTTGCCTTCGCGCCCGAAGACCTTCTGTGGATCGCCCGGCGTTTGCGACCCCAGAGCCGCCTTATTGTGCGGGGGTAGGCCGTTCACCGAAGATGGCGGACCCGACCCGAACATGGGTGGCTCCTTGGGCGATGGCCCGCTCGAAGTCGCCGCTCATACCCATGGACAAGTTCTCCAGCCCGTTGCTTTTAGCAAGTTTGGCGAGCAAGGCGAAGTGCAGTGACGGCTCTTCGTCTACAGGTGGGATGCACATCAGGCCGATGACGGGCAAGTCGAGCGCGCGGCACTCGGTCACGAATGCCTCGACCTCGTCCGGCGAGATGCCGGCCTTTTGCTCTTCGGCGCCCGTGTTCACCTGAATGAAGATGTCAGGGCATTTTCCGATCTCATCGCGGATCATCCCAAACCGCTTGGCAAGCTTCAGCCGATCCAGGGTATGGATCACGTCGAACAGCTCCATCGCTTGACGGGTCTTGTTGGATTGCAACGGTCCAAGCAGATGCAGCTCTACATTGTCGTAGCGGTCGCGGAATTCAGGCCATTTGCCGGCGGCCTCTTGCACCTGGTTTTCGCCGAAAACGCGGTGACCCTCTTTCAAGACGGCCTCAACCCTGTCGTTGGGTTGTTTCTTCGACACCGCGATCAGCTGCGTGCTGCCCGCTGCGCGGCCGACCCGGCGCTCTTCGTCTGCGATGCGCGACTGAATTTCAGAGAGGGACATGTACGACCTTTCCTGTTCTTGCTTCCTTGCAACATAGGGCGGCGCAAAAGAAAAGAGCGGGCCGAAGCCCGCTCTTTCCAAATTTCTGCAATGGTCGCTAAGCTTAGAAGCTCAGGCCCAGACCAAGCGAGAAGCTCTTGCGGTCGCCGCTGGTCACAGCGCTCGGAGCGGCTGCTGCGGTCGCGGTGCTATCGCCGTCACCGTAGCCCATGTGCACAACTGCACCGCCGCCGAGGTCATATGCGACCGACAGACCGTAGCCGTCTGCTTCGGTGCCGTCGCCGAAGTCATACTGGCCGTAGTTGGCGTGCAGCGTCAGGGCGCCGGTGGTGTAGCCGAGGCCAACACCGATGTGATCGGAGTCTGCGACGCCGAAGATATCGCCGTCGGTGTAGACAATACCAGCGCTCAGACCGTTGCCGAAGGCTGCGTCGACAGAGACACCAACGATGTCAACGTCAATCGGCAGGCCGTCGATGGTCTGATAACCCAGACCGAAGTTGACGGTCGTGCCGGACAGGTCCAGAGCGTATTTGAAGCCAAGACCGAAGCCGTCGGTCTCGTCTGCGACACCAGTGGTTGCGCCGAGATCGCGGTCGCCTTGCTCGAAGGAGATTGCGACGCCGAAGGCACCCGAGGAGTAATCCCAACGCAGGATCTGGCCGTCCTGGCCTGCTGCGCCGTCGTGGTAGGCACCAAGGTAGCCCGGGTGGGACGTTTCGTCGTCAGCGATAGAACCGCCGTTGCCGACGTTGCCCGCGTCTTTCAGGGCCCAGTCCATTGCGCCGTCGGTGTCACCCATCGTCACGGTGCCGAAGCCGCCGGAGATGAAGATGGTTGCGCCACCGTCGTCGGTGTTGTCGTCAGACGCGCTGGAACCGTCGCCGCCTTCGTCCAGGTCGACGGATGCGCCGAAGGTCAGGCCGTTGTCGGTTTCACCAGTCATCGTGAAGGTGACGTCGATATCAGTGAAGAACTGCATTTCGACTTCGCTGTTCGTGCTCGAAGACTGCGCGATACCCATCTCGGCACGGCCGGACAGGGCAACATCTGCAACAGCTGCGCCACCGAAGGCGACCAGTGCGGTAGATGCGAAGAGAACTTTTTTCATCGGTTTTCCTTAATCTTAGAAATTTGGGGCGACTCATCACCACTTTCCCTGCGCCTTCTTAGCACGCCTCAATTTGGCCCTGAAATGGCCTTGCGAATAATCGCACGGCCCCGGCACATTTTTGCAACGCATAATCGGCGCTAAAGACCAAAGGGCCGGAAAAGAAAAAGAGCGGGCCGAAGCCCGCTCTTCAAATCGTATCAGCTGTAAGCGTGAGCTTAGAAGCTCAGGCCGAGGCCGAGGGACACGCTGCTGGAGTCCACGGAAGCACCGGCCGCATCGGTGACTTCGCTGTCGCCGTAGCCGAAGTGCACAACTGCACCGCCGCCCAGGTCGTAAGCAGCCGACAGACCGAAGCCTTCGGCTTCGCCACCGTTGTCGACTTCGAACTTACCGTAGTTGGCGTGCAGGGTCAGCGCGCCGGTGGTGTAGCCGAGGCCGAGACCGATGTGATCGCCATCAAAAGTGTTGCCTGCGTCATCGGAGTCGATGTCGCTGAACACGATACCTGCGGACAGGCCGTTTGCGAAGGCGGCGTTGACGGAAACACCGATGGTGTCGACGTCGAATGCACCGGCCACGGAGGCGTCAGATGCGTCGCTGATGGACTGGTAACCCAGGCCAAAGTTCACGGTCGTGCCTGACAGGTCCAGAGCGTACTTGAAGCCCAATGCGAAACCGTCGGACTCGTCAGCAACACCAGTGGTTGCGCCGAGGTCACGATCGCCTTGCTCGAAGGAGATTGCTACGCCGAAGGCACCCGAGGAGTAATCCCAACGCAGGATCTGGCCGTCCTGGCCGAACGCGCCGTCCAGGTAGGAGCCGAGGTAGCCTTCGTGGCTGGTTTCGTCGTCAGCGATAGAACCGCCGTTGCCGATGTTACCAGCTTCGGTCAGGGCCCAGTCCATTGCGCCGTCGGTGTCACCCATCGTCACGGTGCCGAAGCCGCCGGAGATGAAGATCGTTGCGCCACCGTCGTCGGTGTTGTCGTCAGACGCGCTGGAACCGTCGCCGCCTTCGTCCAGATCGACGGATGCGCCGAAGGTCAGGCCGTTGTCGGTTTCACCGGTCATGGTGAAGGTGACGTCAATATCAGTGAAGAACTGAGTGCTTACATTTTCGCCAGCAACGCCGGAGTCGGAGTCGGCAATACCCATCTCGGCACGGCCGGACAGGGCAACATCTGCAACAGCAGCGCCGCCGAAGGCGACCAGTGCGGTAGATGCGAAGAGAACTTTTTTCATCGTTTTCCCTCGAGTTTCGTTAACTTGGTGCACCTCAATTCAGGGAATCCGAACTGAGTCCCAGCCTGTTTCACGCTTTAGAGAGTGGATTTCAAGCAGCCGGGGCCGGGCCACAAACCAAGCTGCGAATTTGATGCAACACGGCCACACTGTGTCTTCGGCGCCCAAATTCGGCCGCGCTATTCTTTCTTGTGACAAACCGCGCGCTCCGATATGACACTATAAAACCAAGGGGTAAAGGCAGGCGGAGCATGGCAAACACCCGTATATACAAGTTGATTTTGGGCGGCCTTCTTGTGGTCAGCCTGTCCGCATGTGGCGGTCGCGGTCTGTTTGGCTCGGGCCAGAACGAGCGTCGCGAAAACGACCAAAACGGCTTCTCCCGCGATTACGACAGCGCCGCGGCCCAGACCGCCGCCGAACGCGGCGACAGCATCTTCGACCTGTTTGCCAACAATGATGACCCAAACGTCACGCTGCGTGTGAACAAGTATCTCTGGAATGCATCTCTTGATGTTTTGAACTTCATGCCGGTGCAGGCGGCTGATCCGTTCACCGGCACCATTTCGATGGGCTACGGGCGCCCGCAAGGCTCGTCGCGGGCCTATCGCGCCACTGTCTTCATCACGGACCCTGCGCTCGACGCGCGCTCTTTGCGCGTGTCGCTTCAAGGGTCCGGCGGCGCGGCCGTCGCGACAGACACGACCCGCGCCATCGAGGACGCCATCCTGACGCGCGCGCGTCAGCTTCGCATCGCTGACGGCAAGCTCTAGACCTTCGCTCAGCGCAGACGTATGACCGACGCCGGGCCCATCACAGCCCGGCGTCTTACGTTTCAAGGAAAGAAAAATGTCCCGCTACAACGCCCGCACAGTTGAGCCGAAATGGCAGAAAGCCTGGGAGGACGCCCAGACCTTCCTTGCCACCCGCGACGACGCCAAGCAAAAATACTACGTGCTGGAGATGTTCCCTTATCCTTCGGGCAACCTGC
The nucleotide sequence above comes from Litoreibacter ponti. Encoded proteins:
- a CDS encoding L,D-transpeptidase family protein — encoded protein: MGRSFASSIGKGGITARKQEGDGATPEGVHRFVGMLYRPDRMERPTDWAKPIGPSDLWSDDGADPDYNHMVRAPHPFSHERLSRADPLYDLILITDWNWPYSVPGRGSAIFVHRWRKPRHPTEGCVAFAPEDLLWIARRLRPQSRLIVRG
- a CDS encoding YggS family pyridoxal phosphate-dependent enzyme; translation: MSLSEIQSRIADEERRVGRAAGSTQLIAVSKKQPNDRVEAVLKEGHRVFGENQVQEAAGKWPEFRDRYDNVELHLLGPLQSNKTRQAMELFDVIHTLDRLKLAKRFGMIRDEIGKCPDIFIQVNTGAEEQKAGISPDEVEAFVTECRALDLPVIGLMCIPPVDEEPSLHFALLAKLAKSNGLENLSMGMSGDFERAIAQGATHVRVGSAIFGERPTPAQ
- a CDS encoding porin; amino-acid sequence: MKKVLFASTALVAFGGAAVADVALSGRAEMGIAQSSSTNSEVEMQFFTDIDVTFTMTGETDNGLTFGASVDLDEGGDGSSASDDNTDDGGATIFISGGFGTVTMGDTDGAMDWALKDAGNVGNGGSIADDETSHPGYLGAYHDGAAGQDGQILRWDYSSGAFGVAISFEQGDRDLGATTGVADETDGFGLGFKYALDLSGTTVNFGLGYQTIDGLPIDVDIVGVSVDAAFGNGLSAGIVYTDGDIFGVADSDHIGVGLGYTTGALTLHANYGQYDFGDGTEADGYGLSVAYDLGGGAVVHMGYGDGDSTATAAAAPSAVTSGDRKSFSLGLGLSF
- a CDS encoding porin, with protein sequence MKKVLFASTALVAFGGAAVADVALSGRAEMGIADSDSGVAGENVSTQFFTDIDVTFTMTGETDNGLTFGASVDLDEGGDGSSASDDNTDDGGATIFISGGFGTVTMGDTDGAMDWALTEAGNIGNGGSIADDETSHEGYLGSYLDGAFGQDGQILRWDYSSGAFGVAISFEQGDRDLGATTGVADESDGFALGFKYALDLSGTTVNFGLGYQSISDASDASVAGAFDVDTIGVSVNAAFANGLSAGIVFSDIDSDDAGNTFDGDHIGLGLGYTTGALTLHANYGKFEVDNGGEAEGFGLSAAYDLGGGAVVHFGYGDSEVTDAAGASVDSSSVSLGLGLSF
- a CDS encoding DUF3576 domain-containing protein yields the protein MANTRIYKLILGGLLVVSLSACGGRGLFGSGQNERRENDQNGFSRDYDSAAAQTAAERGDSIFDLFANNDDPNVTLRVNKYLWNASLDVLNFMPVQAADPFTGTISMGYGRPQGSSRAYRATVFITDPALDARSLRVSLQGSGGAAVATDTTRAIEDAILTRARQLRIADGKL